In Geopsychrobacter electrodiphilus DSM 16401, a single window of DNA contains:
- a CDS encoding radical SAM protein, protein MNRARILRKLIYNGLMFRLLKSTGRPGRLQALSLEITHRCICRCKMCNIWQIPQDVADLPLTAWTDLLSSRELSSLRELDITGGEPFLHPELEELLTWIARAKTASFPRLKTLALTTNGILTGRILEITERVVALLQAQGVDLVLACGLDAVGPVHDKIRNYPGAWDKLEATLLGLKPLREAHPNLILGIKTTIIPDNVKELDQIAAFAREHELFTIISPRIITANRFGNVALEENLNFSNADLENLETFYFEMDHAWSGHRQTLLDYFKTGKVSKPCSAGFNTLFVRNNGEVFSCPVIAKRLGNIKQESLKILRGNSEAACFRKKIGTFTECLTCTEPGLERIAWPFEGFSCLRSLRRMGFSDFFRLFKHMGQDKYL, encoded by the coding sequence ATGAACCGAGCCCGAATCCTCAGGAAGTTGATCTATAATGGCCTGATGTTTCGGCTGTTGAAGTCCACTGGCCGACCCGGCCGGCTCCAGGCGCTCAGCCTCGAAATTACCCATCGCTGTATATGCCGCTGCAAAATGTGCAACATCTGGCAGATTCCCCAGGATGTGGCGGACCTGCCCCTGACAGCCTGGACCGACCTTTTGTCTTCACGGGAGCTCAGCTCTCTGCGTGAGCTGGATATAACCGGGGGAGAACCATTCTTACATCCGGAGCTGGAAGAACTTCTGACCTGGATCGCCCGCGCGAAGACCGCCTCTTTCCCCAGATTAAAAACCCTGGCTTTAACCACCAATGGTATTTTGACCGGGCGTATTCTTGAGATTACCGAAAGGGTTGTCGCCCTTTTGCAAGCGCAGGGGGTTGATCTGGTCCTGGCATGTGGTCTCGATGCCGTTGGGCCCGTGCATGACAAAATCCGTAATTATCCGGGCGCCTGGGACAAGCTCGAAGCGACCCTGTTGGGACTTAAGCCGCTGCGCGAAGCTCACCCCAATCTGATTCTTGGCATCAAAACCACCATCATTCCGGACAACGTCAAGGAACTTGATCAGATTGCAGCCTTTGCCCGAGAACACGAACTGTTCACGATCATTTCGCCTCGCATAATCACCGCCAATCGTTTCGGCAATGTCGCTCTGGAGGAGAACCTGAATTTCAGCAACGCCGATCTGGAGAACCTCGAAACCTTTTATTTCGAAATGGATCACGCCTGGAGCGGGCATCGGCAAACCTTGCTCGATTATTTCAAAACGGGGAAGGTCAGCAAACCCTGCTCAGCCGGATTCAACACGCTTTTTGTTCGAAATAACGGCGAGGTTTTTTCCTGTCCGGTGATTGCAAAGCGTCTGGGGAATATTAAACAGGAATCGTTGAAGATTCTGCGGGGAAATTCAGAGGCGGCCTGTTTTCGAAAAAAGATCGGCACCTTTACCGAGTGTCTGACCTGCACGGAACCAGGCCTTGAACGCATCGCCTGGCCATTTGAGGGTTTCAGCTGTTTACGCAGCCTGAGGCGTATGGGATTTTCAGACTTTTTTCGCTTGTTCAAGCACATGGGTCAGGATAAGTATCTTTGA